In the genome of Ignavibacteria bacterium, one region contains:
- the rimM gene encoding ribosome maturation factor RimM (Essential for efficient processing of 16S rRNA), giving the protein MIKPDYNKFITIGKILKPFGIKGYLKIFPLTDFPERFLKLKSLYLYDESKRVFIKNKDFFIFDVDDSEMIGEYVKLKLIDYNSINEVQSFANKFVLIEETKKKKLAKGQHYFHELIDFDVYAGDELMGKVAAFENYGGDDLIKTKDMKNEDKYIPYRKEFIEKIDEKTKRIYIKMIEGLI; this is encoded by the coding sequence CTGATTAAACCTGATTACAATAAGTTTATAACTATCGGAAAAATTCTGAAACCTTTTGGAATAAAAGGTTATTTGAAAATTTTCCCGCTTACTGATTTTCCCGAAAGATTTTTAAAATTAAAATCCTTATATCTTTATGATGAATCAAAAAGAGTTTTCATAAAGAATAAGGATTTTTTCATTTTTGATGTTGATGACTCGGAAATGATTGGCGAATATGTTAAGCTGAAGCTGATAGATTATAATTCGATTAACGAAGTTCAGAGTTTTGCAAATAAGTTTGTCTTAATAGAAGAAACTAAAAAGAAAAAACTCGCAAAAGGACAGCACTATTTTCATGAACTTATCGATTTTGATGTATATGCGGGAGACGAATTGATGGGAAAAGTTGCCGCATTTGAAAATTACGGCGGTGATGATTTAATAAAAACAAAAGATATGAAGAACGAAGATAAGTATATCCCTTATCGAAAAGAGTTTATAGAAAAGATTGATGAGAAAACAAAACGGATATATATTAAAATGATTGAAGGATTGATATAG
- the ffh gene encoding signal recognition particle protein, which yields MFEDISLKLEGVMKKIRGQGKITERNVDESLREVRKVLFDADVNYKVVTKFLEDVKVRSLGKNVLTSITPGQLIVKIINDELIKLLGSEKSDIVFGNEIPSVIMVVGLQGSGKTTFSAKLAKYLKGKGKNPLLVACDIYRPAAIEQLKILGTSIDVPVYSEDDEKNAVKISKNSIDHARKNLRDTVIIDTAGRLAIDEEMMNEVSKIKNEVKPSEILFVVDSMTGQDAVNTAKTFHDKLDFNGVVLTKLDGDTRGGAALSIKAVVDKPIKFASVGEKLEALEQFYPDRMASRILGKGDIVSFVEKAQNEIDVKEAEQLEAKLRKNKFDFNDFLNQLKQIKKMGSLSSLVAMIPGAGNALKGKEIDESALTRVEAIILSMTIKERENPHVLNGSRRRRIANGSGNTIQEVNRVVKQFEDMQKMMKNFSKGKMSNMMKKMNIPANFKI from the coding sequence ATGTTCGAAGATATATCACTGAAACTTGAAGGCGTAATGAAAAAGATACGCGGTCAAGGAAAAATTACTGAAAGAAATGTCGATGAGTCGCTGAGAGAAGTAAGGAAAGTCCTTTTTGATGCTGACGTTAATTATAAAGTCGTAACCAAGTTTTTAGAAGACGTAAAAGTCCGTTCTTTAGGAAAAAATGTTCTTACAAGCATAACTCCGGGTCAGTTAATAGTTAAAATCATTAACGATGAGCTTATAAAGCTTCTCGGTTCAGAAAAATCCGATATTGTTTTCGGAAATGAAATTCCCTCAGTTATTATGGTCGTTGGTCTGCAGGGTTCGGGTAAAACCACTTTCTCTGCAAAGCTTGCTAAGTATCTTAAAGGCAAAGGTAAAAACCCGCTACTTGTAGCATGCGATATTTACCGTCCTGCTGCTATCGAGCAGTTGAAGATTCTCGGAACGTCAATCGATGTTCCTGTTTATTCTGAAGACGATGAGAAAAATGCGGTCAAGATTTCAAAGAACTCGATTGACCACGCAAGAAAAAATTTAAGAGATACGGTCATCATCGATACTGCAGGCCGTCTGGCAATAGATGAAGAGATGATGAACGAGGTATCGAAGATTAAGAACGAGGTTAAACCCTCTGAGATTTTATTCGTCGTTGATTCGATGACAGGTCAGGATGCAGTTAACACCGCAAAGACTTTTCATGATAAACTTGATTTTAATGGTGTTGTTCTTACAAAGTTAGACGGTGATACACGCGGCGGTGCTGCGTTATCAATCAAAGCAGTTGTCGATAAACCGATAAAGTTTGCCAGCGTCGGAGAAAAGCTTGAAGCACTTGAGCAGTTCTACCCCGACAGAATGGCAAGCAGAATACTCGGCAAAGGCGATATCGTTTCATTTGTTGAAAAAGCACAGAATGAAATCGACGTTAAGGAAGCCGAACAGCTTGAAGCAAAGCTCAGAAAAAATAAGTTTGATTTCAATGATTTCTTAAATCAATTGAAGCAAATCAAAAAAATGGGTTCGCTTTCAAGTCTTGTAGCAATGATTCCGGGAGCAGGAAATGCTCTCAAAGGAAAAGAGATTGATGAGTCAGCATTGACCAGAGTAGAGGCAATAATTCTTTCAATGACGATTAAGGAAAGAGAAAATCCTCATGTGTTAAACGGTTCGAGAAGAAGAAGAATTGCAAACGGAAGCGGGAACACAATTCAGGAAGTTAACAGGGTTGTGAAGCAGTTTGAAGATATGCAGAAGATGATGAAAAATTTCAGCAAAGGTAAGATGTCGAATATGATGAAAAAGATGAATATACCCGCAAATTTTAAGATTTAA
- a CDS encoding KH domain-containing protein, protein MKEFIEFIAKHLVDNPNAVKVEEMHDDEKLKFRLTVADNETGKVIGKEGKTAKAIRTLLTAIAAKDGKRAILEIPDRSNKERS, encoded by the coding sequence ATGAAGGAATTTATCGAATTCATTGCCAAGCATTTGGTTGATAATCCTAATGCGGTGAAAGTTGAAGAAATGCACGACGACGAGAAGCTGAAGTTCCGCTTAACCGTTGCCGACAACGAAACCGGCAAGGTAATTGGAAAAGAAGGCAAGACCGCAAAAGCAATAAGAACACTTCTTACTGCAATTGCGGCAAAAGACGGCAAACGTGCAATATTGGAGATACCCGACAGAAGCAATAAAGAACGCAGCTGA
- the rpsP gene encoding 30S ribosomal protein S16 — MVKLRLKRMGKKHKPIYKIVAADSRSPRDGKFIESLGSYNPNPDPMEIKLNTDRVLYWLKTGAIPTDTVRNLFSKEGVILRWHLEKKGKTSEQIEEELNKFFSEKAAKLDRAKARKIRRKESKAKRDAEAKQPAA, encoded by the coding sequence TTGGTTAAGTTAAGACTCAAAAGAATGGGTAAAAAGCATAAGCCCATTTACAAAATCGTTGCAGCGGATTCAAGGTCTCCGAGAGACGGAAAATTCATCGAATCACTCGGTTCATATAACCCGAATCCGGACCCAATGGAAATAAAATTAAACACCGACAGGGTTCTCTATTGGCTCAAAACGGGTGCTATCCCTACCGATACGGTAAGAAATTTATTTAGTAAAGAGGGGGTTATTTTAAGATGGCATCTCGAGAAAAAAGGAAAAACATCAGAGCAAATAGAAGAAGAATTAAATAAATTCTTCTCAGAAAAAGCTGCAAAACTTGATAGAGCTAAAGCGCGTAAAATAAGACGCAAAGAGAGTAAGGCAAAACGAGATGCTGAAGCAAAGCAACCTGCTGCTTAA
- a CDS encoding glycosyltransferase family 9 protein, translating to MNIPRCKKFSGYKPCISYENCLENGCQMDSPDNRMGTKFLIISLDGLSNVLLNTSVLKSIKNKFPESTIYWLTAEKPKPLLENNQYIDGIYFWNETDRMILRSMKFDFLFNTEKSISVCAFANEINAVTKKGFLLNADGQVVPADEDALDNYRLGVDDNFRFKENKKSKIQIIHETFGLENKNAEYIYNFTEQELKLIDDFKRQVHFDRSKFYIGFNTGSSLKFPDKKMTIGQHIYLITELLKNDYMRVVLLGGKEDTERNLEIYDAFDSETQKKIIYTPTNLGLRSGASFMNIPDVVITGDSFGMHMAIALKKYVIAWFGITPPAEVELFEKGAKIIPEAVQTPAYASNGHNFNPELISESDLNKIVNLVKRFCLIQPFKNMIDN from the coding sequence ATGAATATCCCCCGCTGCAAAAAATTTTCCGGATACAAACCGTGCATTTCATACGAAAACTGTCTCGAAAACGGATGCCAGATGGATTCTCCCGATAACAGAATGGGTACAAAATTTTTAATCATTTCACTTGATGGTCTCAGCAATGTTTTGCTTAACACTTCAGTATTAAAATCCATTAAGAATAAATTCCCTGAAAGTACAATTTATTGGCTCACAGCTGAAAAACCAAAACCGCTCCTTGAAAATAATCAATACATAGATGGAATTTATTTCTGGAATGAAACTGACAGGATGATTTTAAGAAGTATGAAATTTGATTTTTTATTTAATACAGAAAAATCCATTAGCGTCTGCGCTTTCGCTAACGAAATTAATGCTGTTACAAAAAAAGGTTTTTTGCTCAATGCTGACGGGCAGGTGGTTCCTGCCGATGAAGATGCTTTGGATAATTACAGATTGGGAGTTGATGATAATTTCCGGTTCAAAGAAAACAAAAAATCAAAAATTCAGATAATTCACGAAACATTCGGGCTTGAGAATAAAAATGCTGAATATATTTATAACTTTACAGAGCAGGAATTAAAATTAATAGATGACTTTAAACGTCAGGTGCATTTTGACAGGAGTAAGTTTTACATCGGATTTAATACAGGCAGCTCATTAAAATTTCCCGATAAAAAAATGACTATCGGACAGCATATTTATTTGATTACAGAGCTTTTAAAAAACGATTATATGCGTGTAGTTTTGCTTGGCGGCAAGGAAGATACTGAAAGAAATCTTGAGATATACGATGCGTTCGATTCTGAAACACAAAAGAAAATTATTTACACACCCACAAATCTTGGTTTAAGAAGCGGCGCGAGTTTTATGAATATACCTGACGTTGTTATAACCGGCGACAGCTTTGGGATGCATATGGCAATTGCTTTGAAGAAATATGTAATTGCATGGTTTGGAATTACTCCGCCTGCGGAAGTTGAGCTATTTGAGAAAGGTGCAAAAATCATTCCTGAAGCAGTTCAAACTCCTGCTTATGCTTCTAACGGACATAATTTTAATCCTGAGTTAATTTCGGAAAGTGATTTAAATAAGATTGTAAATCTTGTGAAGAGGTTTTGCCTCATACAGCCGTTTAAGAATATGATAGATAATTAA
- a CDS encoding deoxynucleoside kinase — MNIKKKHFVSIAGNIGSGKSSLTKLLAERFDWIPYYESVHDNPYLTDFYGDMHRWSFNLQIYFLSHRFRTHREILNRPESVVQDRSIYEDVEIFAKNLYELGRLNERDYMNYHNLFGEMVSYLKPPDLLVYLKANTDTLMKQIKRRGRDFEQNIEPMYIGKLNETYSEWINSYKAGESMTIETDDLDFVSSQNDLNFVINKIEERLFDSNDKFFRKVNK, encoded by the coding sequence ATGAATATCAAAAAAAAACATTTTGTATCAATAGCAGGAAATATTGGTTCGGGAAAATCATCCCTGACTAAACTACTCGCAGAAAGATTCGATTGGATTCCCTATTATGAGTCAGTCCATGATAACCCATACCTTACCGATTTTTACGGCGACATGCACCGCTGGTCGTTTAATCTCCAGATTTATTTTCTTTCACACCGCTTCAGAACACACCGTGAAATTTTAAACAGACCCGAATCTGTTGTTCAGGATAGAAGCATTTATGAGGATGTCGAAATCTTTGCAAAGAACTTATATGAATTAGGAAGGTTAAATGAAAGAGACTATATGAATTATCATAATTTATTCGGTGAAATGGTGTCTTATCTGAAACCACCCGATTTGCTTGTTTATTTAAAAGCGAATACCGATACTCTTATGAAGCAAATTAAACGCAGAGGACGTGACTTTGAACAAAATATCGAGCCAATGTATATAGGAAAGCTTAACGAAACTTATTCGGAATGGATTAACAGCTATAAAGCCGGAGAATCAATGACAATCGAGACTGATGACCTTGACTTTGTTTCATCCCAAAATGATTTAAATTTTGTTATAAATAAAATTGAGGAGAGATTGTTTGACAGCAATGATAAATTTTTCAGAAAGGTTAATAAGTAA
- a CDS encoding ribonuclease HII, translated as MLICGIDEAGRGPLAGPVVASCVVFEHGTRRIRGVKDSKKLKADDRKELSEKIKERCLAYAIFEIDNFEIDTINILKATMRAMHRCITQLQIKPDLYLIDGNYFKLEDGFEKTLNYKTIIEGDDKEFAISAASILAKVHRDEIMVKYDAVYPEYNFKQHKGYATEEHIENVKKFGICDIHRKTFCRKYYELIPLFVQE; from the coding sequence TTGTTAATTTGTGGTATTGATGAGGCGGGGAGGGGACCTTTGGCGGGACCTGTTGTTGCGAGCTGTGTGGTATTTGAGCACGGAACGAGGCGCATCCGCGGTGTTAAGGATTCTAAAAAGCTAAAAGCCGATGACCGCAAGGAACTAAGCGAAAAAATTAAGGAAAGATGTCTTGCCTATGCGATTTTTGAGATTGATAATTTTGAAATCGACACCATAAACATTCTCAAAGCTACAATGCGCGCGATGCATAGGTGCATTACACAACTCCAGATTAAACCGGATTTATATCTCATAGACGGAAATTATTTCAAGCTTGAAGATGGATTCGAGAAAACTTTGAATTACAAAACCATAATAGAAGGGGATGATAAGGAGTTTGCGATTTCTGCGGCTTCGATTTTAGCGAAAGTTCACAGAGATGAAATAATGGTTAAATATGATGCGGTTTACCCTGAATATAACTTTAAACAGCACAAAGGTTATGCAACCGAAGAGCATATCGAGAACGTGAAGAAATTCGGGATATGCGACATTCACCGCAAAACATTCTGCAGAAAATATTATGAGCTCATCCCGCTGTTTGTACAAGAATAG
- the trmD gene encoding tRNA (guanosine(37)-N1)-methyltransferase TrmD, which produces MRIDIVSANTKILECALSHGLTSRAIEKQFAEIHIHNLREYAEGSYKQIDDTPYGGGAGMILKPEPIFKCVNKLKSERDYDEIIYFSPQGEIYEQKTANYYSLQKNIICICGHYKGIDQRVIDVLVTKEISIGNYVISCGDLAAYVFIDSVLRLIPGVLGDSESAITDSFQVEEIFDAPQYTRPEEYEGHRVPDILLSGNHAKIREWREQKAREKYDKISKKG; this is translated from the coding sequence ATGCGAATCGATATAGTAAGTGCTAATACTAAAATACTTGAGTGTGCATTAAGTCACGGGCTTACTTCCCGCGCAATTGAAAAACAGTTTGCGGAAATTCATATACATAATCTCCGTGAATATGCTGAAGGCAGTTACAAGCAAATTGATGATACGCCTTACGGCGGAGGGGCGGGAATGATTCTGAAACCTGAACCGATTTTCAAATGCGTTAACAAGCTTAAATCAGAACGTGACTATGACGAAATAATTTATTTCTCTCCGCAGGGGGAAATTTATGAACAAAAAACCGCAAATTACTATTCACTTCAGAAAAATATAATCTGCATCTGCGGGCATTACAAAGGAATTGACCAAAGAGTGATTGACGTTCTTGTTACAAAAGAAATTTCAATCGGAAATTATGTAATTTCCTGCGGAGACCTTGCAGCATATGTTTTTATTGATTCGGTTTTAAGATTAATTCCCGGCGTTTTAGGAGATTCCGAATCTGCCATAACAGATTCTTTCCAGGTTGAGGAGATTTTCGATGCTCCGCAATATACCCGTCCTGAAGAATATGAGGGACATCGCGTTCCCGATATTTTATTAAGCGGCAATCATGCAAAAATTCGTGAATGGAGAGAGCAAAAAGCACGCGAAAAATACGATAAAATTAGCAAAAAAGGTTAA